The DNA sequence TGACAGCTCTAAATAATTCAAGTGCAACCATATTCTCAAATTTTACGGCCTCTGACTTAATGTCCGCATAATCAAACAGATATAATTTTTTCTCTTTTGTTATTGCCCGGGAAATTTTTTCAGACCATGGAGAAAGCCTGAAAATCAAAAAAAAGTTCTCAAAAAGTTCCAGCCAGTTTTTTACGCTGTCAAAAGAGACCTGTATATCCCGGCTGAGATTGGCTATGGAGAGCAAGCTGCCGATTCTCGATGGCAAAAGAGAAAAGAGGATTTCAATGTTTTCAATATTTCTTACCGCGGTTAAATCCCTTATATCTTCACGGATCAACTGTTTTTTATACGTATTAGACCAGATATTATAAAATTGTCTGTCCCGGGCAATATAGGGGTCAGGAAATCCGGAATATGATTTTAAATTATTCCATATTTCACCGGTATGGTCTGCTTTATCAGGAATTTTTGTAAAATCGTTGATAAACGTTTCAAAGGGGAGGTTTACATTTGCAAGCTCAGCAAGGGTGAAAGGCCATAGATGAAAAAGCAGGTATCTGCCGGCAAGGGAGTCCCCCCCCCTTTGATATAAATTTAACCTGCCGCTACCGGAAACAATAAATTTATACTCTTCATGGTCACGGTCAAAGACGCTTTTCAGGTAATTTTTCCAGTGGGAATATTTATGCAGTTCATCAAAAACAACCAAAGGTTTTGAATCATCCTGTCTGTTGACCTTTTCATAAAAAAAAGGATCTTCAAGCAGTTTTCTTTTTTCGTCAATTATATCCCAGTTAAAATAAATATGGTTTGGATATGTGTCGGCAACCATTTTTGCAAAGGTTGTTTTTCCAGCCTGTCTTGGACCTGCAATAAAAAT is a window from the Pseudomonadota bacterium genome containing:
- a CDS encoding ATP-binding protein, which translates into the protein MYEKIWKNLSKFKQMIFIAGPRQAGKTTFAKMVADTYPNHIYFNWDIIDEKRKLLEDPFFYEKVNRQDDSKPLVVFDELHKYSHWKNYLKSVFDRDHEEYKFIVSGSGRLNLYQRGGDSLAGRYLLFHLWPFTLAELANVNLPFETFINDFTKIPDKADHTGEIWNNLKSYSGFPDPYIARDRQFYNIWSNTYKKQLIREDIRDLTAVRNIENIEILFSLLPSRIGSLLSIANLSRDIQVSFDSVKNWLELFENFFLIFRLSPWSEKISRAITKEKKLYLFDYADIKSEAVKFENMVALELFRAVNNWNNLGYGNFNLNFIRNREKEEIDFLLSNNNKPLLLIETKLSDDNPGKSLIKFQNMLEIPAVQLVDKPGICKKISNKTNKILIISADRWLPILP